The Branchiostoma floridae strain S238N-H82 chromosome 8, Bfl_VNyyK, whole genome shotgun sequence genome has a segment encoding these proteins:
- the LOC118420532 gene encoding zinc finger protein 782-like has product MATPAVSHLEKEKGSNGRGEDLPRTHKCGECGKEFRRLSNLKIHMRSYTGEKPFRCEECGKQFSQLGNLKRHMRTHTGERPYKCDKCSKQFSDQGSMKSHMRTHTDEKPFKCEECGRQFSQLDHVKKHIRTHTGEKPYKCEKCSKQFSQLCNLKRHTRTHTGEKPYRCDECSKQFSVMCNLKKHMRTHTGEKPYLCKECSRSFRTSSHLRSHMRTHSERSSQLPM; this is encoded by the coding sequence ATGGCGACTCCGGCTGTATCTCATCTGGAGAAAGAGAAGGGAAGTAATGGACGTGGAGAGGATCTTCCGCGTACACACAAGTGTGGCGAGTGCGGCAAGGAGTTTCGTCGACTGAGTAATTTAAAGATACACATGCGTTCttacactggcgagaaaccgtttagatgtgaggagtgcggcaaacagtttagtcagctgggtaatctgaagagacatatgagaacccacaccggtgagagaccttataagtgtgataagtgtagcaaacagtttagtgacCAGGGCAGTATGAAGAgtcatatgaggactcatactgatgagaaaccattcaaatgtgaggagtgcggcagacagttcagtcagctagATCATGTTAAGAAGCATatacggactcacaccggagagaagccctataagtgcgaaaaatgcagcaaacagttcagtcagctgtgtAATTTGAAGAGACACACGCGgacacataccggtgagaagccctataggtgcgatgaatgcagcaaacagtttagtgtgATGTGTAATCTGAAGaagcatatgcggactcacactggtgagaaaccctacctGTGTAAAGAATGCAGTAGGAGCTTCCGTACCTCAAGTCATCTCCGGAGCCACATGCGAACCCACAGTGAGAGAAGTTCACAGCTACCGATGTGA
- the LOC118421101 gene encoding zinc finger protein 239-like: protein MATRAGSHLKQMEGEDGQDSPRTHKCCYCDKEFRFKSRLNLHLRTHTGEKPYRCEECSKQFSRLGTLKIHMITHTGEKPYRCEECSKQFRRLGTLKIHMHTHTGERPYQCDDCGKRFCRKSNLEDHMRSHTGERPYECEYCNKCFSKSVRLKTHMRTHTGENPYRCEACCKQFSEL, encoded by the coding sequence atggcgaccAGAGCCGGATCTCATCTGAAACAAATGGAGGGAGAGGATGGACAGGATTCTCCCCGTACCCACAAGTGCTGCTATTGTGACAAGGAGTTTCGCTTTAAAAGTAGACTCAATCTACACCTGcgaactcacacgggtgagaaaccgtatagatgtgaggagtgcagcaaacagttcagtaggCTTGGTACCCTGAAAATACACATGAtaactcacacgggtgagaaaccgtatagatgtgaggagtgcagcaaacagttcagacGGCTTGGTACCCTGAAAATACACATGCatactcacactggtgagagaccataccagtgtgATGATTGCGGGAAACGGTTTTGTCGGAAATCTAATCTGGAGGACCACATGAGatctcacaccggtgagagaccatacgAGTGTGAATATTGTAACAAGTGCTTCAGTAAGTCAGTTcgtctgaagactcacatgcggactcacacaggggaaaacccttacagatgtgaggcatgctgcaagcagttcagtgaacTG
- the LOC118420540 gene encoding zinc finger protein 679-like, translating into MRTHTGEKPYRCEECSKQFSELCSLKKHMRTHTGEKPYICEECSKQFSILSGLKKHMRTHTGEKPYICEECSKQFRNSSHLKVHMRTHTGEKPYRCEKCGKQFTQFPNLKKHIRIHTGEKLYTCEKCDKQFIQLSHLKSHMRTHTGETPYTCEKCSKSFRHSRSLRVHMKTHHIGETV; encoded by the coding sequence atgcggactcacacaggtgagaaaccttacagatgtgaggagtgcagcaagcagttcagtgaacTGTGtagtctaaagaaacacatgcggactcacacaggtgagaaaccttacatatgtgaggagtgcagcaagcagttcagtatacTGTCTggtctaaagaaacacatgcggactcatacaggtgagaaaccgtacatatgtgaggagtgcagcaagcagttcagaaACTCGAGTCATCTAAAAgtacacatgcgcactcacacaggggaaaagccgTACAGATGCGAGAAGTGCGGCAAACAGTTCACTCAGTTCCCCAACCTTAAAAAACACATTCGGAtccacaccggtgaaaaactcTACACTTGTGAGAAGTGCGACAAACAGTTCATTCAGTTGTCGCATCTGAAGagtcatatgcggactcacactggcgagACACCGTACacgtgtgagaagtgcagcaaaaGCTTTCGTCATTCACGTAGTCTTCGTGTGCACATGAAAACTCATCACATCGGTGAAACTGTGTGA